A single window of Pseudarthrobacter defluvii DNA harbors:
- a CDS encoding PRC-barrel domain-containing protein, whose amino-acid sequence MILGDLLGTPVLDADGGRLGRVADVRFVLDGAPRQLMAEPRLLGMIVGPHSASSFLGYERNGLTRPRMIARILQWRHRGSFLVLWEDIAMVATHSVRLRPGYTRYSAALEDHGQA is encoded by the coding sequence ATGATCCTCGGTGACCTGCTGGGCACCCCGGTGCTGGATGCCGACGGCGGGCGGCTGGGCCGCGTGGCCGACGTCCGGTTCGTGCTGGACGGGGCGCCCCGCCAGCTGATGGCCGAACCGCGGCTGTTGGGGATGATCGTCGGGCCCCACAGCGCCTCCTCGTTCCTGGGGTACGAGAGAAACGGCCTCACCCGGCCCCGCATGATTGCCCGGATCCTGCAGTGGCGGCACCGCGGGTCGTTCCTGGTTCTGTGGGAGGACATCGCAATGGTGGCCACCCACTCTGTCAGGCTCCGCCCCGGGTACACCCGCTACAGCGCGGCCTTGGAGGACCACGGGCAGGCGTAA
- a CDS encoding Nramp family divalent metal transporter — protein MKRLLGVALGILTAIGGFVDIGDLVTNAVVGSRFGLSLVWVVVIGVVGIVLFANMSGRVAAVSGRATFEVIRERLGPRAGLANLSASFLINLMTVTAEIGGVALALQLASSVYYLLWIPVAALAVWLVIWRVRFSIMENVTGLLGLTLVIFAVALFLLKPDWGSLAGQLAPVVPQQETVWSYSYYAIALFGAAMTPYEVFFFSSGAVEEGWTVKDLAQSRINVLVGFPLGGLLSVSIAACAAVVLLPAGISVTSLSQVILPVAEGAGKLGLAFVLVGIVAATFGAALETTLSSGYTLAQFFGWSWGKFRRPAQAARFHLSMIVCLLVGIAVLATGVDPVLVTEYSVVFSAIALPLTYLPILIVANDPQYMREHVNGRAVNVLGMIYLVIILVASITAIPLMIVTGAGS, from the coding sequence GTGAAGCGGCTCCTCGGCGTCGCACTTGGGATCCTCACCGCCATCGGCGGTTTCGTGGACATCGGGGACCTGGTGACCAACGCCGTCGTCGGCTCCCGCTTTGGCCTGTCCCTCGTGTGGGTGGTGGTGATCGGCGTGGTGGGGATCGTCCTGTTCGCCAACATGTCCGGCCGGGTGGCTGCGGTCTCCGGAAGGGCCACGTTTGAGGTGATCCGCGAACGGCTGGGGCCGCGGGCCGGGCTGGCCAACCTCTCGGCGTCGTTCCTGATCAACCTGATGACCGTCACCGCGGAGATCGGCGGCGTTGCCCTGGCCCTGCAACTGGCCAGCAGCGTCTACTACCTGCTGTGGATTCCCGTGGCTGCGCTGGCGGTGTGGCTGGTGATCTGGCGGGTCCGGTTCTCCATCATGGAAAACGTCACCGGCCTGCTGGGGCTGACCCTGGTCATCTTCGCGGTGGCGCTGTTCCTGTTGAAGCCGGACTGGGGCTCGCTGGCCGGGCAGCTGGCACCCGTCGTGCCCCAGCAGGAAACCGTCTGGAGCTACAGCTACTACGCCATCGCCCTGTTCGGCGCGGCCATGACCCCCTACGAGGTGTTCTTCTTCTCCTCCGGCGCTGTGGAGGAAGGGTGGACCGTGAAGGACCTGGCCCAGTCGCGGATCAACGTCCTGGTCGGGTTCCCGCTGGGCGGCCTGCTGTCCGTCTCGATCGCCGCATGCGCCGCAGTCGTCCTCCTGCCGGCGGGCATCTCGGTGACCTCGCTGTCCCAGGTGATCCTGCCCGTGGCCGAGGGCGCCGGGAAGCTCGGGCTGGCCTTCGTCCTGGTGGGCATCGTGGCCGCAACCTTCGGTGCCGCCCTGGAAACCACACTCTCCAGCGGATACACCCTGGCGCAGTTCTTCGGCTGGTCCTGGGGCAAATTCCGCCGCCCCGCCCAGGCCGCCCGCTTCCACCTCTCCATGATCGTCTGCCTGCTGGTGGGCATCGCGGTGCTGGCCACCGGCGTCGACCCGGTCCTGGTGACCGAATATTCAGTGGTGTTCTCCGCCATCGCCCTGCCGCTGACCTACCTGCCCATCCTCATCGTCGCCAACGATCCCCAATACATGCGCGAGCACGTGAATGGCCGGGCGGTGAACGTGCTGGGCATGATCTACCTGGTGATCATCCTGGTCGCCTCCATCACCGCCATCCCGCTCATGATCGTCACAGGAGCAGGCTCATGA
- a CDS encoding TfoX/Sxy family protein, which produces MEMPKATEEDKERFRRVVPAHPGVVVKPMFGNLGAFVNGNMFAGLFGSTIGVKLSREDKELLESSERTVPFGPADRPMGGYTGLPEVWNEEGDGDETRARAWAVKALDYVATLPPKEPKQRTSPRAAG; this is translated from the coding sequence ATGGAGATGCCCAAAGCAACCGAGGAAGACAAAGAACGGTTTCGGCGCGTCGTCCCCGCCCATCCCGGGGTGGTGGTGAAGCCGATGTTCGGCAACCTTGGCGCGTTCGTCAACGGGAACATGTTCGCCGGGCTGTTCGGCTCCACGATCGGGGTGAAGCTCTCCCGGGAGGACAAGGAACTCCTGGAGTCCTCCGAGCGGACCGTGCCGTTCGGACCGGCGGACCGGCCGATGGGCGGGTACACCGGGCTGCCGGAAGTGTGGAATGAAGAGGGCGACGGCGATGAGACCCGGGCGCGGGCGTGGGCCGTGAAGGCGCTGGATTACGTTGCCACCCTGCCGCCGAAGGAGCCCAAGCAGCGCACGTCCCCGCGGGCGGCGGGGTAG
- a CDS encoding alpha/beta fold hydrolase, with protein sequence MEPFRVILLPGSVLRAGPAYGRLLEILGPSVEAVAKELELYNGDAPPPDWSLDTEADGVLREAGSRGWDTFHLLGYSGGGACALALAAKHPQRLRSLALLEPAWAGNWDWSPAHTALWQHYGELHDLPPEEFMSAFTRLQVKPDAVLPPPPPGPPPSWMAKRPAGISAFLQAFTTYDLDREKLAAFTNPVLFVLGGMSSPDEQGDNADRLSRVFPDFRLEVFPERHHFDPPHRAEPERVAALLRAHWARAEPLS encoded by the coding sequence ATGGAACCGTTCCGTGTGATCCTGCTTCCCGGCAGTGTCCTTCGCGCTGGCCCGGCGTACGGCAGGCTGCTGGAGATTTTGGGACCCTCCGTGGAGGCCGTCGCCAAGGAGCTGGAGCTCTACAACGGGGACGCTCCACCGCCTGACTGGAGCTTGGACACGGAGGCGGACGGGGTGCTCCGCGAGGCCGGCTCCCGCGGCTGGGACACCTTCCACCTGCTGGGCTACTCCGGCGGGGGCGCATGCGCCCTGGCACTGGCAGCCAAGCATCCGCAACGGCTTCGCAGCCTGGCTTTGCTTGAGCCGGCGTGGGCGGGGAACTGGGACTGGAGCCCGGCGCACACGGCACTGTGGCAGCACTACGGGGAACTGCATGACCTGCCGCCGGAGGAGTTCATGTCCGCCTTCACGAGGCTGCAGGTGAAGCCCGACGCCGTCCTGCCGCCTCCGCCGCCCGGCCCGCCGCCGTCGTGGATGGCCAAGCGTCCGGCCGGGATCAGCGCCTTCCTCCAGGCGTTCACCACGTACGACCTGGACCGGGAAAAGCTGGCCGCCTTCACCAACCCGGTGCTGTTTGTGCTGGGCGGCATGAGCAGCCCGGACGAACAGGGGGACAACGCGGACCGGCTGTCCCGCGTCTTCCCTGATTTCCGGCTGGAGGTGTTTCCCGAACGCCACCATTTCGACCCGCCGCACCGGGCGGAACCGGAGCGGGTGGCCGCGCTGCTGCGTGCGCATTGGGCCCGGGCGGAGCCGCTTTCCTAG
- a CDS encoding tellurite resistance/C4-dicarboxylate transporter family protein: protein MDTATDARHSFGSRARQAVRTLTPGYFALTMASGIISVGLELEGFHALSLILLVVCGLSYLVILALSLFRLAWFAADMRGDFLDPGRAFGFFTFIAGTNVLGTRLGMAGWQGTTAALLAVAALAWVVLGYVVPWTAVLGRSERPVVKDANGSWFIWCVASQSVAVAAASIEPLAAPDWRAALALVAVVAWSVGLILYAAVGIFVSLRLMTYPIRPQDLRPHYFVAMGAMAISVLAGARIVEMAGAPMVDATRGLVGGASVVFWSFASWLFPVLLAAGWWRHVVHRVPLSYEPGLWSVIFPLGMYAVAGIYLGRADGLPLVAAIGRAELWLAVAAFLATLAAMLWHLWTTLLARPLTRDGT from the coding sequence ATGGACACCGCCACCGACGCCCGGCACTCCTTCGGCTCCCGCGCCCGGCAGGCGGTGCGGACCCTCACTCCCGGCTACTTCGCCCTCACCATGGCCAGCGGGATCATCTCCGTAGGGCTTGAGCTCGAAGGATTCCACGCCCTCTCGCTGATCCTGCTGGTGGTGTGCGGGCTCTCCTACCTCGTGATCCTGGCGCTCAGCCTGTTCCGCCTGGCCTGGTTCGCGGCGGATATGCGCGGCGATTTTCTGGACCCGGGCCGGGCGTTCGGCTTCTTCACCTTCATTGCCGGAACAAACGTCCTGGGGACGCGGCTTGGCATGGCGGGGTGGCAGGGTACGACGGCGGCACTGCTGGCGGTTGCGGCGCTCGCCTGGGTGGTGCTCGGCTATGTCGTGCCATGGACGGCGGTCCTGGGCAGGTCCGAGCGGCCGGTGGTCAAGGATGCCAACGGCTCGTGGTTCATCTGGTGCGTCGCCAGCCAATCCGTGGCAGTGGCGGCAGCGTCCATCGAACCCCTCGCCGCACCGGACTGGCGCGCGGCCCTGGCGCTCGTCGCCGTCGTGGCCTGGTCTGTGGGGCTCATCCTGTACGCCGCGGTGGGGATCTTCGTCTCGCTTCGACTGATGACCTATCCCATCCGGCCGCAGGACCTGCGCCCGCACTACTTTGTGGCCATGGGCGCCATGGCCATCAGCGTCCTGGCAGGGGCCCGGATCGTGGAAATGGCCGGGGCACCGATGGTCGATGCAACGCGCGGGCTGGTGGGAGGCGCCTCCGTGGTGTTCTGGTCCTTCGCGTCGTGGCTCTTTCCTGTACTGCTGGCAGCGGGCTGGTGGCGGCACGTGGTCCACAGGGTGCCGTTGTCCTACGAGCCGGGGCTGTGGAGCGTCATCTTTCCGCTGGGCATGTATGCCGTGGCCGGGATCTACCTTGGCCGCGCCGACGGGCTGCCCCTGGTGGCCGCCATCGGCAGGGCGGAACTGTGGCTGGCGGTTGCCGCATTCCTGGCCACGCTCGCGGCCATGCTCTGGCACCTGTGGACCACGCTGCTCGCGCGGCCCCTCACCCGAGATGGCACTTAA
- a CDS encoding response regulator: MPDDVLTFLSEGRLHGKGGREGQRSYESVFMDTAAATPYEAPPPSLPIRVFILNDHKMVRQGLSDLLEHEGFEVVGDSGSAAESVRLIHVLEPDIAVLDDRLPDGTGIEVCREIRSTAPGVRCLILTSLDEQHAVRAAVLAGASGYVIKRIGDSEALVKCIRSTAAGVPAIWPGVRERVAESLYATASAPWLRGMTQTERKVLAHMARGYTNRQIAQDMMLPDATVASYVSAVLQKLGFRRRGQLIPGAWDLLH, encoded by the coding sequence GTGCCGGACGATGTACTGACGTTCCTTTCGGAGGGGCGGCTGCACGGAAAGGGCGGCCGGGAAGGACAAAGGTCCTACGAGAGCGTCTTCATGGATACAGCAGCAGCAACACCATATGAGGCCCCGCCTCCTTCCCTGCCCATCCGGGTCTTCATCCTGAATGACCACAAGATGGTCCGGCAAGGACTTAGTGACCTGCTGGAGCACGAGGGCTTCGAGGTGGTTGGCGACAGCGGCTCGGCAGCGGAATCCGTCCGCCTGATCCATGTCCTGGAACCGGACATAGCGGTGCTGGACGACAGACTGCCGGACGGCACCGGCATTGAGGTGTGCCGGGAAATACGCTCAACCGCCCCCGGGGTTCGATGCCTGATCCTGACCAGCCTGGACGAACAGCATGCGGTCCGGGCTGCGGTTCTGGCTGGGGCGTCGGGATACGTCATCAAACGCATTGGAGATAGCGAGGCCCTGGTCAAGTGCATCCGCAGCACCGCCGCCGGTGTTCCGGCGATTTGGCCCGGCGTCAGGGAGAGGGTAGCCGAAAGCCTTTACGCAACGGCTTCCGCGCCGTGGCTGAGAGGCATGACGCAAACGGAGCGGAAGGTGCTTGCCCACATGGCACGCGGATACACCAACCGGCAGATCGCGCAGGACATGATGCTGCCCGACGCCACCGTTGCCAGCTACGTATCCGCCGTACTTCAAAAGCTGGGGTTCCGGCGGCGGGGCCAGTTGATCCCCGGCGCGTGGGACCTGCTGCACTGA
- a CDS encoding GAF domain-containing sensor histidine kinase has protein sequence MWREPIRRRTRELLREFVERADDLVRAQEHVEGLLGAVVSMTEDLTLEAVLDRLVQSACELVGARYGALGVIGDDQQLSHFITVGIDDEGARVIGDLPTDHGVLGQLIREPKPLHLHDLGEHPIAVGFPANDPPMNSFLGVPVRVRNEVFGNLYLTEKNGGQEFTGEDEDLAVALAAAAGVAIQNAKLFDDSTRRQRWLEAGMEVSDRLKDQPRSDTENLDMIAERALNASGSVLSLIASACPDGTIRCRTSLGAQSVLRGQDLPDSSVVSTVLETGESKALGDPLQVFDPASAEKLGPVLVAALGSNSDGHRDSVLILARGSGGNRYTDVDVEQSAVFASRIGLTLDLLKANQLREEHALFIDRERIAADLHDLVIQRLFAAGLSIQGLRRYTSDPAAHERRIAAVTGELDDCIHQLRDTIYSLQAREPDKELLSGRVLRAVQEAANAAGFLPRIQLSGPVDDAVGGEVAEQLLRVLQESVSNAVRHSGSEDISILLATQEDEVVLTVSDNGRGFKDPQRVSGLNNMRNRAERLGGSCVIDSTPGKGTSVTWTAPAAG, from the coding sequence ATGTGGCGTGAACCCATCAGACGACGAACCCGGGAACTCCTGCGGGAGTTCGTGGAGCGGGCCGACGATTTAGTCAGGGCACAGGAACATGTTGAGGGCCTGCTCGGTGCCGTGGTCTCCATGACCGAGGACCTCACCCTGGAAGCAGTACTGGACAGGCTGGTGCAGTCAGCGTGCGAACTCGTGGGGGCACGCTACGGAGCGTTGGGCGTCATCGGGGATGACCAGCAGCTCAGCCACTTCATTACGGTCGGCATTGACGACGAAGGTGCCCGGGTCATCGGCGACCTGCCCACCGACCACGGCGTGCTTGGCCAGTTGATCCGCGAACCCAAGCCTTTGCACCTCCACGACCTGGGCGAGCACCCCATAGCGGTGGGTTTCCCGGCCAACGATCCGCCCATGAACTCCTTCCTGGGCGTCCCGGTGCGGGTCCGTAACGAGGTTTTCGGGAACCTGTACCTGACGGAGAAAAACGGCGGCCAGGAGTTTACGGGTGAGGATGAGGATCTTGCCGTTGCCCTCGCGGCAGCCGCCGGTGTGGCCATCCAGAACGCCAAATTGTTCGATGACAGTACGCGGCGCCAGCGGTGGCTGGAAGCAGGAATGGAAGTCAGCGACCGGTTGAAGGACCAGCCGCGGTCCGACACGGAAAACCTGGACATGATCGCGGAGCGGGCCCTGAACGCCTCCGGCTCGGTACTGTCCCTGATCGCGTCGGCATGTCCGGACGGAACCATCAGGTGCAGAACGTCCCTGGGTGCCCAGTCCGTTCTCCGTGGTCAGGACCTGCCCGATTCGTCCGTCGTGTCCACGGTGCTGGAGACCGGGGAGTCCAAGGCCCTGGGCGACCCCCTCCAGGTCTTCGACCCGGCGTCGGCCGAAAAACTTGGGCCGGTGCTCGTAGCGGCGCTGGGGAGCAACAGCGACGGCCACCGGGACAGTGTCCTGATTCTGGCCCGAGGCTCCGGGGGAAACCGCTACACGGACGTGGACGTTGAGCAGAGCGCGGTGTTTGCGTCACGGATAGGCCTCACGCTTGACCTGCTCAAGGCCAACCAGCTGCGGGAAGAGCACGCGCTGTTCATAGACCGGGAACGGATCGCGGCAGATTTGCACGACCTGGTGATCCAACGGCTCTTCGCGGCTGGGCTGAGCATCCAGGGCCTTCGCCGCTACACCTCGGATCCCGCTGCACACGAGCGCCGCATCGCGGCCGTCACCGGGGAGCTGGACGACTGCATCCATCAGCTTCGCGACACCATCTACTCACTGCAGGCGAGGGAACCCGACAAGGAGCTTCTCAGTGGGCGCGTGCTCCGTGCAGTCCAGGAAGCCGCCAACGCCGCAGGGTTCCTCCCCAGGATCCAGCTGTCCGGGCCGGTGGACGATGCCGTGGGCGGCGAGGTTGCCGAACAACTCCTCCGGGTCCTCCAGGAGAGCGTCAGCAACGCCGTCAGGCATTCGGGGTCGGAGGACATCTCCATCCTTCTGGCCACGCAGGAAGATGAAGTGGTCCTGACAGTGAGCGACAACGGCCGCGGGTTCAAGGATCCGCAACGGGTCAGCGGGTTGAACAACATGAGGAACCGGGCGGAGCGCCTTGGCGGCAGCTGCGTGATCGACAGCACCCCCGGCAAAGGCACCAGCGTGACGTGGACGGCGCCCGCCGCCGGCTGA
- the mgtA gene encoding magnesium-translocating P-type ATPase, with amino-acid sequence MTDLNVRERGSLQLPITDAASLKAEQTLARLGSGPGGLSEEEAGRRLEQLGPNAVRTHRANAWAVLGRQLASPILILLIVTAGLSLFLGDATNSIVIGVILLVSVGLGFANEYRAELASEALHSRVTHKAAVQRGGTTREVDVTALVPGDVVHLSLGAIVPADIRLLTTNNLLCDESILTGESQAAAKDPAPVPGGASLADLASCVFMGTVIQSGGCSGVVVATGGRAEFGRIALGLGERQPQTEFQLGLKRFSFLLLQVAVVLTSLIFVANLLLQRPLLESLLFSLAIAVGITPQLLPAVVSTSLATGTRQLAKRKVLVKRLVCIEDLGDMDILVTDKTGTLTEGKISFTRALPASDTMSDAGLLTLGLLATEANYAGAKVSSAGQNPLDAALWESPGAAAFDPARFERLDLIGFDHQRRRTTALVSEAGGPALLVTKGAPEDVLALCAPITLAAQALLDEQFDAGSRVVAVATRPAAGLSRLTRADEQDLTLAGFLVFLDRPKANARQSLDRLEALGISVKLATGDNAKVAERACADLDVISGGTLTGAEVEGMSDADLAAAARTATIFARVSPEQKARIITLLRESGGAVGFMGDGVNDALALHKADIGISVDTATDVAKDAADVVLLDKDLGVLADGVMEGRRIFANTIKYVLMGTSSNFGNMFSAATASVVLSFLPMLPGQILLNNLLYDSGQLAIPGDRVDKEQLRAPSHWNIAFIRRFMLLFGPISSLFDFATFALMLFVFTAAPGEFRAGWFIESIATQTLIIFAIRTRRVPFLRSRPSAGLLAASLGVVALGVFLPLSPLASVLGFDPLPVPFFLALLGMVVVYLVLVELAKQWFFARDAQQLAAPPPPVQRRHATHHISRRAFRFSIPVRVPPLPAPAVRARRARRNRPVRNL; translated from the coding sequence ATGACAGACCTGAACGTCCGGGAGCGCGGCTCGCTCCAGCTGCCGATCACCGACGCCGCGAGCCTCAAGGCGGAACAGACGCTGGCGCGCCTGGGCTCCGGTCCGGGCGGCCTCAGCGAGGAGGAAGCGGGCCGCCGCCTGGAGCAGCTGGGGCCCAATGCCGTCCGGACGCACCGCGCCAACGCCTGGGCCGTGCTGGGCCGGCAGTTAGCCAGCCCCATCCTCATTCTCCTGATCGTCACGGCCGGCCTGTCACTGTTCCTCGGCGACGCCACCAACTCGATCGTGATCGGCGTGATCCTGCTGGTCAGCGTGGGCCTCGGCTTCGCCAATGAATACCGCGCTGAACTCGCCTCCGAGGCCCTGCACTCCCGTGTCACCCACAAGGCTGCCGTCCAGCGCGGCGGGACCACCCGGGAAGTGGACGTCACCGCCCTGGTGCCCGGCGACGTCGTCCATCTTTCCCTGGGTGCAATTGTCCCGGCGGATATCCGGCTCCTCACCACGAACAACCTGCTCTGCGACGAAAGCATCCTTACGGGCGAGTCCCAGGCGGCCGCCAAGGATCCTGCCCCCGTTCCCGGCGGCGCCTCCCTTGCCGACCTCGCCTCCTGCGTGTTCATGGGCACCGTGATCCAGTCCGGCGGCTGCAGCGGCGTGGTGGTGGCCACCGGCGGCCGCGCCGAGTTCGGCCGGATCGCGCTGGGCCTGGGCGAACGGCAGCCGCAGACCGAGTTCCAGCTGGGCCTCAAACGGTTCTCGTTCCTGCTGCTGCAGGTGGCCGTGGTGCTCACGTCGCTGATCTTCGTCGCCAACCTGCTGCTGCAGCGGCCCCTGCTGGAATCGCTGCTCTTCTCACTGGCCATCGCGGTGGGCATCACACCGCAGCTGCTGCCCGCCGTCGTCAGCACCAGCCTGGCCACCGGCACCCGCCAGCTGGCCAAGCGGAAGGTCCTGGTCAAGCGGCTGGTGTGCATCGAGGACCTGGGGGACATGGACATCCTGGTCACGGACAAAACCGGGACCCTCACCGAGGGGAAGATCAGCTTCACCCGTGCCCTCCCGGCCAGTGACACAATGTCCGACGCCGGCCTGCTCACCCTGGGCCTGCTGGCTACCGAGGCGAACTACGCCGGCGCGAAGGTCTCCTCCGCCGGCCAGAACCCGCTGGATGCCGCGCTGTGGGAGAGCCCCGGCGCGGCGGCCTTCGACCCCGCACGGTTCGAGCGGCTGGACCTGATTGGCTTCGACCACCAGCGCCGCCGGACCACGGCGCTGGTCAGTGAAGCCGGCGGCCCCGCCCTGCTGGTCACCAAGGGTGCCCCCGAAGATGTCCTGGCCCTGTGCGCGCCCATCACCCTGGCAGCGCAGGCGCTGCTGGATGAACAGTTCGACGCCGGCTCCCGGGTGGTTGCCGTCGCCACCCGCCCTGCGGCGGGGCTCAGCCGGCTGACTCGTGCCGATGAGCAGGACCTCACCCTTGCCGGCTTCCTGGTGTTCCTGGACCGGCCCAAGGCCAACGCCCGGCAGTCGCTGGACCGGCTTGAGGCGCTGGGCATCTCGGTGAAACTCGCCACCGGGGACAACGCCAAAGTGGCGGAGCGGGCGTGCGCGGACCTGGACGTGATCTCCGGCGGCACGCTGACAGGCGCCGAGGTTGAGGGAATGTCCGACGCCGACCTTGCCGCCGCCGCGCGCACGGCCACCATCTTCGCCCGCGTCTCCCCCGAACAAAAGGCACGCATCATCACTTTGCTTCGGGAAAGCGGCGGGGCGGTGGGCTTCATGGGCGACGGCGTCAACGATGCGCTGGCACTGCACAAGGCGGACATCGGCATTTCCGTCGATACCGCAACGGACGTGGCCAAGGACGCGGCCGACGTCGTCCTCTTGGACAAGGACCTCGGCGTCCTGGCGGACGGCGTGATGGAGGGCCGGCGGATCTTCGCCAACACCATCAAGTACGTGCTGATGGGAACGTCCAGTAACTTCGGCAACATGTTCAGCGCGGCCACGGCCTCCGTGGTGCTCAGCTTCCTGCCCATGCTGCCCGGCCAGATCCTGCTCAATAATCTGCTCTACGACTCCGGGCAGCTGGCCATCCCGGGCGACCGCGTGGACAAGGAACAACTCCGTGCCCCCTCGCACTGGAACATCGCCTTCATCCGCCGGTTCATGCTGCTCTTCGGGCCCATCAGTTCACTGTTCGACTTCGCCACCTTCGCCCTGATGCTGTTCGTCTTCACCGCGGCGCCGGGGGAGTTCAGGGCCGGCTGGTTCATCGAATCCATCGCCACCCAGACGCTGATCATCTTCGCCATCCGCACCCGGCGCGTGCCGTTCCTGCGCAGCCGGCCATCCGCTGGCCTGCTCGCAGCGTCCCTGGGCGTGGTGGCGCTGGGGGTATTCCTGCCGCTTTCACCCCTGGCAAGCGTGCTGGGCTTCGACCCGTTGCCGGTGCCGTTCTTCCTGGCTTTGCTGGGCATGGTGGTGGTGTACCTGGTGCTGGTGGAGCTGGCCAAGCAGTGGTTCTTTGCCCGTGATGCACAGCAGTTGGCGGCTCCGCCGCCGCCCGTGCAGCGCCGGCACGCCACGCACCACATCTCCCGGCGGGCGTTCCGGTTCAGCATTCCCGTCCGGGTGCCTCCGCTGCCAGCGCCTGCCGTGAGGGCACGCAGGGCACGGCGGAATAGGCCCGTTCGTAATCTCTAG
- a CDS encoding alpha/beta fold hydrolase encodes MKTLALTGADGVHISLQESGDPGAPPVVLLHALGDTAGDWRTIAGALAADYRVLAVDLRGHGGSGRPGKYSFELMRDDVAIVLEALDLRNVILVGHSMGGVVAYLVALAQPGRLARLVIEDAPPPYPRTRALPEQPPGELPFDWAVVPAIAGQVNDPSRRWWPRLPEITVPTLLVGGGNGSHIPQELLAEAAELIPDCALVTLEAGHNVHAAAPHQFLNAVTGWLGERAP; translated from the coding sequence ATGAAAACCCTGGCCCTGACCGGAGCAGACGGCGTGCACATCAGCCTCCAGGAGTCCGGCGATCCCGGCGCACCTCCCGTGGTGCTGCTTCATGCCCTGGGCGACACCGCGGGGGACTGGAGAACAATTGCCGGTGCCCTCGCAGCCGACTACCGGGTGCTCGCCGTCGACCTTCGGGGCCACGGGGGCAGCGGCCGGCCTGGGAAGTATTCCTTTGAACTCATGCGTGACGACGTTGCGATTGTCCTCGAGGCCCTGGACCTCCGTAACGTGATCCTGGTTGGGCATTCCATGGGCGGAGTGGTGGCCTATCTCGTCGCACTTGCGCAACCCGGCCGACTGGCCCGCCTGGTCATTGAGGATGCACCGCCGCCTTATCCGCGGACGCGGGCGCTGCCCGAGCAGCCCCCGGGCGAGCTGCCCTTCGACTGGGCCGTTGTCCCCGCAATCGCCGGGCAGGTCAACGACCCTTCGCGCCGCTGGTGGCCCAGGCTGCCCGAAATTACGGTGCCCACGCTGCTGGTCGGCGGCGGGAACGGCAGCCACATTCCTCAGGAGCTGCTGGCCGAGGCCGCGGAACTGATCCCGGACTGCGCCCTGGTCACCCTGGAGGCAGGGCACAATGTGCATGCCGCCGCACCGCACCAGTTCCTCAACGCTGTCACGGGGTGGCTGGGGGAGCGGGCACCGTGA
- a CDS encoding class I SAM-dependent methyltransferase, with protein sequence MESGQQRQGGNRMDRLQHPLFARAFAKGVAGMDRRGAADHRRRILAGLHGSVIEIGAGAGSSFALYPPAVSHVLALEPDDYLRGVAQMAAASASVPVTVVDAAAEQIPAENGSADAVVASLVLCSVKDQAAVLAEIRRVLRPGGTLAFYEHVRSAHPFLGRTEDVLTPVWGRFMGGCHLNRDTLAAITAAGFTVQDHERFGFAVQRFNPPIAHILGHATSPGPANSTPKPVGSGSAT encoded by the coding sequence ATGGAGTCCGGACAGCAGCGCCAGGGAGGTAACCGGATGGACCGGCTGCAGCACCCGTTGTTCGCCCGCGCCTTCGCCAAGGGAGTGGCCGGCATGGACCGCCGCGGGGCAGCTGACCACCGGCGCAGGATCCTCGCCGGACTGCACGGATCCGTCATTGAAATAGGAGCGGGCGCGGGATCGTCCTTCGCGCTCTACCCGCCGGCCGTCAGCCACGTGCTGGCCCTGGAACCCGATGACTATCTGCGCGGCGTGGCGCAGATGGCGGCTGCTTCCGCCAGCGTACCGGTGACTGTTGTTGATGCGGCCGCGGAGCAGATCCCCGCGGAAAACGGCAGCGCCGACGCCGTGGTGGCCAGCCTTGTCCTTTGCAGCGTCAAGGACCAGGCTGCCGTGCTCGCGGAGATCCGCCGCGTCCTGCGCCCCGGCGGGACCTTGGCCTTTTACGAGCACGTCCGCTCCGCCCACCCGTTCCTGGGCAGAACGGAGGACGTGCTGACCCCGGTGTGGGGCCGGTTCATGGGCGGATGCCACCTCAACCGGGACACCCTGGCCGCGATCACCGCGGCAGGTTTCACGGTCCAGGACCACGAGCGGTTCGGCTTCGCCGTCCAGCGGTTCAACCCTCCCATCGCCCACATCCTGGGCCACGCCACCAGCCCCGGGCCGGCCAACTCGACGCCAAAACCGGTCGGCTCAGGCTCCGCGACATGA